The following are from one region of the Sorghum bicolor cultivar BTx623 chromosome 2, Sorghum_bicolor_NCBIv3, whole genome shotgun sequence genome:
- the LOC8055800 gene encoding protein ODORANT1 translates to MGRQPCCDKVGLKKGPWTAEEDQKLVTFLLANGHCCWRAVPKLAGLLRCGKSCRLRWTNYLRPDVKRGLLSSEEERTVIDLHEQLGNRWSKIASQLPGRTDNEIKNHWNTHIKKKLRKMGIDPVTHKPLHQPASPPPLTRQEQDTGGGSPEKEEKEKEKAVVAATPSVGHETFCADEVLMAHLLDDIVLPPPATSNSGLTNDTTASSPDSSSSSSSSSSSSPSSYSASVPAAASSSGGSSGADDGEWPEWPQVMEWPESTMWLDDVVTTGPATAWEFEDPFVITYQRIDLFDDHDDQQETWNNDDGRVELF, encoded by the exons ATGGGGAGGCAACCGTGCTGCGACAAGGTGGGGTTGAAGAAGGGGCCATGGACGGCGGAGGAGGACCAGAAGCTCGTCACCTTCCTCCTCGCCAACGGCCACTGCTGCTGGCGCGCCGTGCCCAAGCTCGCCG GACTGCTGCGGTGCGGGAAGAGCTGCAGGCTGCGGTGGACCAACTACCTCCGGCCGGACGTCAAGCGCGGCCTGCTGTcgtcggaggaggagaggacggTGATCGACCTGCACGAGCAGCTGGGGAACCGGTGGTCCAAGATCGCGTCGCAGCTGCCGGGGAGGACGGACAACGAGATCAAGAACCACTGGAACACGCACATCAAGAAGAAGCTCAGGAAGATGGGCATCGACCCCGTCACCCACAAGCCCCTCCATCAGCccgcttctcctcctcctctgacTCGGCAGGAGCAGGACACCGGTGGCGGATCGCCGGagaaggaggagaaggagaaggagaaggctgtTGTGGCAGCTACGCCAAGCGTCGGGCACGAGACGTTCTGCGCCGACGAGGTGCTCATGGCGCACCTCCTTGACGACATCGTCTTGCCACCGCCGGCGACCAGTAACAGCGGCCTCACCAACGACACCACGGCCTCTTCTCCCGACtcttcgtcgtcctcctcctcctcctcctcctcgtccccgTCGTCTTACTCGGCCTCGGTGCCAGCGGCGGCGTCGTCGAGCGGTGGCAGCAGCGGCGCCGACGACGGCGAGTGGCCGGAGTGGCCGCAGGTGATGGAGTGGCCTGAGTCCACCATGTGGCTGGACGACGTGGTGACGACCGGCCCGGCGACGGCGTGGGAGTTCGAGGACCCCTTCGTCATCACGTACCAGAGGATCGATCTGTTCGACGATCACGATGATCAGCAGGAGACATGGAACAACGACGACGGCAGGGTCGAGCTCTTCTGA
- the LOC8055801 gene encoding protein TIFY 6b: MERDFLAAIGKEHPHPHKEKAAGAAEDSAYFGGARAGAAAAAAPAMDWSFASKPGAAPALMSFRSAAREEPSFPQFSSSFDGAKNPAASRILTHQRSFGPDSTQYAAVHRAQQPPPQHALNGARVIPVSSPFNHNNNPMFRVQSSPSLPNGTAFKQPPFAINNAVPSSTVGFYGTRDAVRPKTAQLTIFYAGSVNVFDNVSAEKAQELMFLASRGSLPTSAPVARKPEAPIFAPAKVAVPEVLPAKQMLFQRPQHVSSPPSAISKPIPGILQAATLPRSASSSNLDSPGPKSSVPLAVPPVSQAPAAQPATLATTTAAAIMPRAVPQARKASLARFLEKRKERVTTAAPYPSAKSPLESSDTYGSGSANDKSSCTDIALSSNHEESLCLGQPRNISFSQESPSTKLQM, from the exons ATGGAGAGGGACTTCCTGGCCGCGATCGGCAAGGAGCACCCGCACCCGCACAAGGAGAAGGCAGCTGGCGCGGCGGAGGATTCAG CTTACTTTGGCGGAGCAAGAGCAGGggcagctgcagcagcagctccgGCAATGGACTGGTCCTTCGCTAGCAAGCCCGGCGCCGCCCCGGCGTTGATGTCGTTCCGGTCGGCGGCGAGGGAGGAGCCTTCGTTCCCCCAATTCTCCTCCTCCTTCGACGGCGCTAAGAACCCGGCGGCCTCTCGTATCCTCACGCACCAG AGATCTTTCGGCCCCGACAGCACGCAGTACGCCGCCGTGCACCGCgcgcagcagccgccgccgcagcatgCGCTGAACGGGGCTAGAGTCATTCCGGTCTCATCGCCGTTCAACCACAACAACAATCCGATGTTTAGGGTCCAGAGCTCGCCTAGCCTTCCCAATGGTACTGCGTTCAAGCAGCCGCCTTTTGCCATCAACAACGCTGTGCCCAGTTCTACTGTGGGTTTCTATGGAACAAG GGATGCGGTGAGGCCAAAGACGGCACAACTGACAATCTTCTATGCCGGTTCTGTCAATGTATTCGACAACGTCTCCGCCGAGAAG GCTCAGGAACTCATGTTCTTAGCCAGCAGAGGATCTCTCCCAACCTCAGCCCCTGTGGCCCGTAAACCAGAAGCTCCTATTTTCGCTCCAGCGAAAGTCGCAGTGCCCGAGGTTTTGCCTGCAAAGCAGATGCTATTTCAAAGACCGCAGCATGTTTCGTCGCCTCCATCAGCCATCTCCAAACCAATCCCTGGCATCTTGCAAGCTGCAACTCTCCCCAGGAGCGCCTCTAGCTCTAACCTTGACTCCCCAGGTCCGAAATCTTCAGTCCCATTAGCTGTTCCTCCCGTAAGTCAGGCTCCGGCAGCTCAGCCTGCAACACTTGCAACTACAACTGCAGCAGCAATAATGCCTAGAG CTGTCCCTCAAGCTAGGAAGGCGTCCCTTGCTCGATTCTTGGAGAAAAGAAAGGAAAG GGTGACAACTGCTGCGCCTTACCCATCAGCCAAGAGCCCGTTGGAGAGCAGTGACACATATGGCAGTGGGAGCGCCAACGACAAGTCATCATGCACTGACATTGCCCTCTCAAGCAACCATGAAGAGTCCCTATGTTTAGGGCAGCCCAGGAACATCAGCTTCAGCCAAGAGTCTCCCAGTACAAAACTACAGATGTGA